Proteins found in one Streptomyces akebiae genomic segment:
- the tpg gene encoding telomere-protecting terminal protein Tpg, with protein sequence MGEIVKGLERALLSRPVPTGDAAVRFLLRAQKGSTKNMAVLLGISQRTVQRWVTTRPGMRRRPSAVHAGLIDEAVRARWQPLVRARRRARAEADGFVFHTRARFGFAAPAGSSDDPRVRLITQYLSGEVARELFAARDAGGGEQQQMVILARALGHAYFRDGGLRAHGLGIAFTDVEFAVFSID encoded by the coding sequence ATGGGAGAGATCGTCAAAGGGCTTGAGCGAGCGCTGCTGAGCCGTCCGGTGCCTACTGGTGACGCCGCTGTGCGTTTCCTGCTCAGGGCGCAGAAGGGCTCCACGAAGAACATGGCTGTCCTCCTGGGGATCTCCCAGCGCACGGTACAAAGGTGGGTCACGACCCGGCCGGGAATGCGTCGCCGTCCAAGTGCTGTGCATGCGGGGTTGATCGATGAGGCCGTCAGGGCACGGTGGCAGCCCCTGGTGCGCGCCCGCCGACGGGCCCGGGCCGAGGCCGACGGGTTTGTCTTCCACACCAGGGCGCGGTTCGGTTTCGCCGCTCCGGCAGGCTCGTCGGACGATCCGCGGGTACGGCTGATCACCCAGTACCTGTCGGGAGAAGTGGCCCGCGAGCTGTTCGCCGCCCGGGACGCCGGCGGGGGTGAGCAGCAGCAGATGGTGATCCTCGCCCGTGCTTTGGGGCATGCCTACTTCCGGGACGGAGGCCTGCGTGCCCATGGGCTCGGAATCGCCTTCACCGACGTGGAGTTCGCCGTTTTCTCCATCGACTGA
- a CDS encoding RNA polymerase sigma factor: MTAEEAKEAVMELLVTHRSHWLALTRRIVSYHHGEDVLQIGIEQIVKTLPTYPKVITNPSGFIATILSRRAVDELRRIHAEARALEKHGAVPEKWTDPDVVEATEGYLRVRAVLSEVLPERQHEAYVLRHVGKFENAEIAEMLGIKVTSVRKDLSLAQAALKDEKVRQRLREHLQD, from the coding sequence ATGACCGCAGAGGAGGCGAAGGAGGCGGTCATGGAGCTCCTCGTCACGCACAGGTCGCACTGGCTCGCGCTCACCAGGCGCATCGTGTCGTACCACCACGGCGAGGACGTCCTGCAGATCGGCATCGAGCAGATCGTCAAAACCCTCCCCACGTACCCGAAGGTCATCACGAACCCCAGCGGGTTCATCGCCACCATTCTCTCCAGGCGGGCCGTGGACGAACTGCGCCGTATTCATGCGGAGGCGCGTGCGCTGGAGAAGCACGGCGCCGTGCCGGAGAAGTGGACGGACCCGGATGTCGTCGAGGCGACGGAGGGGTACCTCCGCGTCCGGGCCGTCCTGAGTGAGGTGCTGCCCGAGCGGCAGCACGAGGCCTACGTGCTGCGTCACGTCGGCAAGTTCGAGAACGCCGAGATCGCCGAGATGCTGGGCATCAAGGTCACCTCGGTACGCAAGGACCTGTCCCTGGCGCAGGCCGCCCTCAAGGACGAAAAGGTGCGTCAGCGCCTGCGTGAGCACCTGCAGGACTAG
- a CDS encoding RNA polymerase sigma factor: protein MSVDVEIFETIDAVLGGEHTARIGQDAARIEELASCGFEGLAYEVFEIELIREAEPRLLGMLREGTLARLAVRQCKKRGWKFFVHEDDMSLLRSSPLERDIIMVDVLTEATRKFHRDLQRGQGWKADHHGPRGACSLMSYFIGQCVWVFRRAYVRWARQRVHWAHLHAVYDFTEDAANEAGIGGLLEAASYEIDSEVFSTDFEDILDEQAPHTQAVVRLTVMGFPDAEIAERLKLSPAAARQRRSRFRTVLYQAAREKRIWIPEQLHTKAVTRRQNQRGAA, encoded by the coding sequence GTGAGCGTAGATGTAGAGATCTTCGAGACCATCGACGCGGTGCTGGGCGGGGAGCACACGGCCCGGATCGGGCAGGACGCCGCGCGGATCGAGGAGCTGGCCAGCTGCGGCTTCGAAGGGCTGGCCTACGAGGTGTTCGAGATCGAGCTGATCCGGGAGGCCGAGCCGCGCCTGCTCGGCATGCTCCGCGAGGGCACGCTTGCCCGGCTTGCCGTGAGGCAGTGCAAGAAGCGGGGCTGGAAGTTCTTCGTCCACGAGGACGACATGAGCCTGCTGCGCAGCAGCCCTCTCGAGCGGGACATCATCATGGTCGACGTCCTCACCGAAGCGACACGTAAGTTCCATCGCGACCTGCAGCGTGGACAGGGCTGGAAGGCCGACCACCACGGACCCCGCGGCGCCTGCAGCCTGATGTCGTACTTCATCGGCCAGTGCGTGTGGGTGTTCCGGCGCGCGTACGTGAGATGGGCCAGGCAGCGGGTCCACTGGGCCCATCTGCATGCCGTGTACGACTTCACCGAGGACGCCGCGAACGAAGCCGGCATCGGCGGACTGCTCGAGGCCGCCAGCTACGAGATCGACTCGGAGGTGTTCAGTACGGACTTCGAGGACATCCTCGATGAGCAGGCGCCGCACACGCAGGCGGTCGTACGTCTGACGGTCATGGGCTTTCCCGACGCTGAGATCGCCGAGCGGTTGAAGCTCTCCCCCGCCGCCGCCCGCCAGCGCAGGTCGCGCTTCCGGACGGTCCTGTACCAGGCGGCCCGGGAGAAGCGGATCTGGATCCCGGAACAGCTGCACACCAAGGCCGTCACCCGTCGGCAGAACCAGCGGGGTGCGGCGTGA